Proteins from a single region of Labedella gwakjiensis:
- a CDS encoding FtsW/RodA/SpoVE family cell cycle protein, whose translation MRKLRIPQTERNRELALLFVAFAVNVTMVLLVQLGATGAIETTLISLTATLGALVFGLHICLRYVAPKADPLLLPIVTVLNGIGVAMIYRLDIAEGLTGWGAFSTRQIVWSAIAIIAAITVILVLRNHRVLFRYTYIFGLAAFVLLLLPLVPGLGKRVNGAQVWIGVGDLLSFQPGEVAKIALAIFFAGYLVRTRDSLSLVGRRFLGVQLPRLRDLGPIVVVWVLSMGVIVFQRDLGTALLYFGMFTVMIYVATGRLSWVLIGLGLFGGGAAIASQSLTYVNGRFHNWLDAFSQQVYDADGGSFQLLQGIFGLAHGGLVGTGLGQGRPSITPLAESDYIIASLGEELGLAGIFAILCLYLVFVGRGIRIGFLDGDDFGKLLALGLAFTVALQVFIMVGGVTRVIPLTGLTTPFLAAGGSSLVANWIIVALLLRVSDSAKPARIGEASA comes from the coding sequence ATGCGCAAGCTGCGGATCCCGCAGACCGAGCGCAACCGCGAGCTCGCGCTGCTGTTCGTCGCGTTCGCGGTGAACGTCACGATGGTGCTCCTCGTGCAGCTCGGAGCCACCGGCGCGATCGAGACCACGCTCATCTCGCTCACGGCCACGCTCGGCGCCCTCGTGTTCGGCCTCCACATCTGCCTGCGCTACGTGGCGCCGAAGGCCGATCCGCTCCTCCTGCCGATCGTCACCGTCCTCAACGGCATCGGCGTCGCGATGATCTACCGCCTCGACATCGCCGAGGGCCTCACGGGATGGGGGGCGTTCTCCACTCGACAGATCGTGTGGAGCGCGATCGCGATCATCGCGGCGATCACCGTCATCCTCGTCCTGCGCAATCACCGCGTCCTCTTCCGGTACACCTACATCTTCGGGCTCGCAGCGTTCGTCCTCCTGCTCCTCCCCCTCGTCCCCGGCCTCGGTAAGCGCGTGAACGGCGCCCAGGTGTGGATCGGCGTCGGCGACCTGCTCTCCTTCCAGCCGGGCGAGGTGGCGAAGATCGCGCTCGCGATCTTCTTCGCCGGCTACCTCGTGCGCACGCGCGACAGCCTCTCCCTCGTGGGGCGCCGTTTCCTCGGGGTCCAGCTCCCGCGCCTTCGCGACCTGGGGCCGATCGTCGTGGTCTGGGTGCTGTCGATGGGCGTGATCGTCTTCCAGCGCGACCTCGGCACCGCCCTCCTCTACTTCGGCATGTTCACGGTGATGATCTACGTCGCGACGGGGCGGCTCAGCTGGGTGCTCATCGGCCTCGGTCTCTTCGGGGGCGGCGCGGCCATCGCGAGCCAGTCGCTCACCTACGTCAACGGACGATTCCACAACTGGCTCGACGCCTTCAGCCAGCAGGTCTACGACGCCGATGGCGGCAGCTTCCAGCTCCTGCAGGGCATCTTCGGTCTCGCGCACGGCGGTCTCGTGGGAACGGGGCTCGGTCAGGGCCGGCCGTCCATCACCCCGCTCGCGGAGAGCGACTACATCATCGCGAGCCTCGGCGAGGAGCTCGGCCTCGCCGGCATCTTCGCGATCCTCTGCCTGTACCTCGTGTTCGTGGGCCGCGGCATCCGCATCGGGTTCCTTGACGGCGACGACTTCGGCAAGCTCCTCGCCCTCGGGCTGGCCTTCACCGTCGCCCTCCAGGTCTTCATCATGGTCGGAGGGGTCACCCGTGTGATCCCCCTCACCGGTCTGACGACCCCCTTCCTCGCAGCGGGAGGTTCCTCGCTCGTGGCCAACTGGATCATCGTGGCGCTCCTGCTCCGAGTGAGCGACAGCGCGAAGCCCGCGCGGATCGGGGAGGCCTCCGCATGA
- a CDS encoding serine/threonine-protein kinase, producing the protein MRPMSGVTFGGRYELESRIAIGGMGEVWKATDQVIGRTVAIKILKDEYMGDPGFLERFRAEARHAALVNHEGIANVYDYGEENGSAYLVMELVPGEALSTIIEREQVLSTDRVLDITAQTALALQAAHAAGLVHRDIKPGNLLITPDGRVKITDFGIARIADQVPLTATGQVMGTVQYLSPEQASGHPASPTTDIYSLGIVAYESLAGKRPFTGESQVAIAMAQINEAPPELPVTVPEPVRNLVFSMIAKSPAERPSTAAHVARAAQALRRGDIATATVAVPAIAEGVDINASTRLMGATAAQDDATMLLAAGGGISNTAPVPLGDGEDGDPEKKKRSPWTWPLVGLVVILVVVLIAALWPLLTPSAAPTSAPPTTASNTPTPSQTSEEPSETPTTETVTVNEGDFIGLAYEDAAVELARLGLNPVKKVGAAAATADQVDTVSAVAPRGNVDVGTTIELTVYGPLPTVEAPSESATFQGACGAGGCQVTAGEQYTVSWPAYSQCPSGTSVTGYTVSIQDGTVTTPAGTNAQAVVTIDDDATNVVLSYTVTCGSSTSPSSPSTSATVIPVDTGNGNEGEGGDNGNGNGNGGNGNG; encoded by the coding sequence ATGAGACCCATGTCAGGGGTGACCTTCGGGGGTCGGTACGAGCTCGAATCTCGTATCGCCATCGGCGGGATGGGAGAGGTCTGGAAGGCGACGGACCAGGTCATCGGCCGAACCGTCGCGATCAAGATCCTCAAGGACGAGTACATGGGGGATCCCGGGTTCCTCGAGCGTTTCCGCGCGGAGGCGCGTCACGCCGCACTCGTCAACCACGAGGGCATCGCGAACGTGTACGACTACGGCGAGGAGAACGGCTCCGCCTACCTCGTGATGGAGCTCGTGCCCGGAGAGGCGCTCTCGACCATCATCGAGCGCGAGCAGGTGCTCTCCACCGACCGCGTCCTCGACATCACCGCGCAGACGGCGCTCGCGCTGCAGGCCGCTCACGCCGCGGGGCTCGTGCACCGCGACATCAAGCCAGGCAACCTCCTGATCACGCCGGATGGCCGTGTGAAGATCACCGACTTCGGCATCGCGCGCATCGCCGACCAGGTGCCGCTCACCGCGACGGGCCAGGTGATGGGCACCGTCCAGTACCTGTCGCCCGAGCAGGCGTCGGGTCACCCGGCCTCGCCGACCACGGACATCTACTCGCTCGGCATCGTCGCGTACGAGAGCCTCGCGGGCAAGCGCCCCTTCACGGGCGAGTCGCAGGTCGCCATCGCGATGGCGCAGATCAACGAGGCACCGCCCGAGCTGCCGGTCACCGTGCCCGAGCCCGTTCGGAACCTCGTGTTCAGCATGATCGCGAAGAGCCCGGCCGAGCGCCCGTCGACCGCTGCTCACGTCGCTCGCGCGGCGCAGGCCCTCCGGCGCGGAGACATCGCGACGGCCACCGTCGCGGTCCCGGCGATCGCCGAGGGTGTCGACATCAACGCGTCGACCCGTCTCATGGGGGCCACAGCGGCCCAGGACGACGCCACGATGCTGCTCGCGGCCGGCGGCGGGATCTCGAACACCGCCCCGGTTCCTCTCGGCGATGGTGAGGACGGCGACCCCGAGAAGAAGAAGCGGTCGCCGTGGACGTGGCCGCTCGTGGGTCTCGTCGTCATCCTCGTCGTGGTCCTCATCGCGGCGCTCTGGCCCCTCCTCACACCGTCGGCAGCGCCGACGAGTGCTCCGCCCACCACCGCGTCGAACACCCCGACTCCAAGCCAGACATCGGAGGAGCCGTCCGAAACGCCCACAACGGAGACGGTCACCGTCAACGAGGGGGACTTCATCGGGCTCGCCTACGAAGATGCCGCCGTGGAGCTCGCGCGCCTCGGACTCAATCCCGTGAAGAAGGTGGGCGCGGCCGCCGCGACCGCCGATCAGGTCGACACGGTCTCGGCCGTCGCGCCGCGCGGCAACGTCGATGTCGGCACGACGATCGAGCTGACCGTGTACGGCCCGCTCCCCACCGTCGAGGCGCCGAGCGAATCGGCCACCTTCCAGGGCGCGTGCGGCGCCGGCGGCTGCCAGGTGACGGCGGGCGAGCAGTACACGGTCTCCTGGCCGGCCTACTCGCAGTGCCCGTCAGGCACGTCGGTGACCGGCTACACCGTGTCCATCCAGGATGGGACCGTCACGACGCCGGCCGGCACCAATGCTCAGGCCGTCGTCACGATCGATGACGACGCGACGAACGTCGTCCTCAGCTACACCGTGACCTGCGGAAGCTCCACGTCACCGTCCTCGCCGTCGACGTCGGCCACGGTGATCCCCGTGGACACCGGGAATGGCAACGAGGGCGAAGGTGGCGACAACGGCAACGGCAACGGTAACGGCGGCAACGGCAACGGCTAG
- a CDS encoding peptidoglycan D,D-transpeptidase FtsI family protein — MKKEMKRVSVVVLAMFVALFISTSVIQVFQADSLAADPRNSRTLYDSYRTERGPILAGDTVIAQSVATGDRYAFERQYPEGELYSAVTGYFNPTQGSSGVERSMNDLLSGTSNLQFLDEINRIISGQPPKGAAVQVTIDPAVQQAAYDALGDLQGSVVAIEPSTGRILAMVSKPTYNPNALSGNDSTEVISNYNTLLEADGDPLINRTISGDLNPPGSTFKLVVATAAFETGDYAPETQLPNPSSYTLPGTNTTVYNSGRGQCGGGGDTVSISDAIRYSCNIPMAELGIKLGDDLIREAAERYGFNEDLSIPMAVEKSVYPQVLDTPQTGLSAFGQSDVRATPLEMAMVSAGIANDGELMKPGLIDEVTGRNLEVLQSFEPSVLETTSSADTADAVTQAMVASVSSGAATNATIDGVSVAGKTGTAENGTGDPYTLWFTGFAPADDPQVAVAVVIEDGGGRGQDGSGNALAAPVAKKVLEAVLNG; from the coding sequence ATGAAGAAGGAGATGAAGAGAGTCAGTGTGGTGGTGCTCGCGATGTTCGTCGCGCTGTTCATCTCCACGAGCGTCATCCAGGTGTTCCAGGCCGACTCCCTCGCCGCCGATCCCCGCAACTCGCGCACGCTCTACGACAGCTACCGCACGGAGCGCGGCCCCATCCTGGCCGGCGACACGGTGATCGCTCAATCCGTCGCCACGGGCGACCGCTACGCGTTCGAGCGGCAGTACCCCGAGGGCGAGCTGTACTCGGCCGTGACCGGCTACTTCAACCCCACGCAGGGGTCGTCCGGCGTGGAGCGCTCCATGAACGACCTCCTCAGCGGAACGAGCAACCTGCAGTTCCTCGACGAGATCAACCGCATCATCTCCGGCCAGCCGCCGAAGGGCGCGGCCGTGCAGGTCACGATCGACCCGGCGGTCCAGCAGGCGGCGTACGACGCACTCGGCGACCTCCAGGGCTCCGTCGTCGCGATCGAGCCGTCGACGGGGCGCATCCTCGCGATGGTCTCGAAGCCGACCTACAACCCGAACGCACTGTCGGGCAACGACTCGACCGAGGTCATCTCGAACTACAACACCCTCCTCGAGGCCGACGGCGACCCTCTCATCAACCGGACGATCTCCGGCGACCTCAACCCGCCGGGGTCGACGTTCAAGCTCGTCGTCGCGACGGCCGCGTTCGAGACGGGCGACTACGCGCCGGAGACCCAGCTGCCGAACCCGTCGTCGTACACGCTGCCCGGCACGAACACCACGGTGTACAACTCCGGTCGCGGTCAGTGCGGCGGCGGGGGCGACACGGTCTCCATCTCCGACGCCATCCGGTACAGCTGCAACATCCCGATGGCGGAACTCGGCATCAAGCTCGGTGACGACCTGATCCGCGAGGCGGCCGAACGCTACGGCTTCAACGAGGACCTCTCGATTCCGATGGCGGTAGAGAAGAGCGTCTACCCGCAGGTCCTCGACACCCCGCAGACCGGACTGAGCGCGTTCGGACAGTCGGACGTGCGCGCCACGCCCCTCGAGATGGCCATGGTGTCGGCGGGCATCGCCAATGACGGCGAGCTGATGAAGCCCGGTCTCATCGACGAGGTGACGGGACGCAACCTAGAGGTCCTCCAGAGCTTCGAGCCGAGCGTCCTCGAGACCACGTCGTCGGCCGACACGGCCGACGCGGTCACCCAGGCGATGGTCGCGAGCGTCTCGAGCGGCGCGGCGACCAATGCGACAATAGACGGGGTCAGCGTCGCGGGGAAGACGGGCACGGCGGAGAACGGTACGGGAGACCCGTACACGCTCTGGTTCACAGGTTTCGCGCCGGCAGACGATCCACAGGTCGCCGTCGCGGTGGTCATCGAAGACGGTGGCGGGCGAGGTCAGGACGGAAGCGGAAACGCATTGGCGGCTCCGGTCGCGAAGAAGGTACTAGAGGCGGTGCTTAACGGATGA
- the pknB gene encoding Stk1 family PASTA domain-containing Ser/Thr kinase: MTDERRLLAGRYLVGDVIGRGGMADVHRGEDTKLGRTVAIKILKAQLALDPAFRTRFRQEAQAASRMAHPTIVRVFDAGEETVTKADGDVVREPFIVMEYVEGRLLKDMISEGPLGAKVSTDIAVGILTALEYSHRAGVVHRDIKPGNVMITPDDKVKVMDFGIARAVSDSSSTVAQTTAILGTASYFSPEQAKGETVDARTDLYSTGVVLFEMLTGRTPFRGETAVSVAYQHVSETPVRPSSVNPDVSPALDEVVLRALGKGRFDRYQTAPEFMEELELAAAGHLPKRRVVDDSATAIFGTAPTAGEQTAHALRQLTSDDTVTRTQRRPPVVWIWSGVLVIAVVMVAVLIWVWNLAPTDDIPTSTSREVPDLSDTTWEDAQSTLTGLDLVPTRLDEASSDVDEGDVIRTDPPAGATVDPQVTIRVYVSTGAEQVTVPDLSNLDQAAATAALEEAGLKLGSITDENSPTIAAGVVMGATPASGTDTDAGSSVDLVLSNGKVTITDVTGQTMSIARQLLEDPDIGLTVNPVADSTCAAETGEIVTAQSLAPGEVDQKSTIDLTYCTGPPAGDPGDGETTPPGED, from the coding sequence GTGACTGACGAACGACGCCTGCTTGCCGGGCGCTACCTCGTCGGCGACGTCATCGGACGCGGCGGCATGGCCGACGTCCACCGGGGAGAGGACACCAAACTCGGTCGGACCGTCGCGATCAAGATCCTCAAGGCCCAGCTCGCGCTCGACCCGGCATTCCGCACCCGCTTCCGCCAGGAGGCCCAGGCGGCCTCCCGCATGGCCCACCCCACGATCGTGCGGGTCTTCGACGCCGGCGAGGAGACCGTCACGAAGGCGGACGGCGACGTCGTGCGCGAGCCCTTCATCGTCATGGAGTACGTCGAGGGACGCCTCCTGAAGGACATGATCTCCGAGGGGCCGCTCGGTGCGAAGGTCTCGACCGACATCGCGGTCGGAATCCTCACAGCCCTCGAGTACTCGCACCGCGCGGGTGTCGTCCACCGCGACATCAAGCCGGGCAACGTCATGATCACGCCGGACGACAAGGTCAAGGTCATGGACTTCGGCATCGCCCGAGCCGTGAGCGACTCGTCCTCCACCGTCGCCCAGACCACCGCGATCCTCGGCACCGCCTCCTACTTCTCGCCGGAGCAGGCGAAGGGCGAGACCGTGGACGCCCGCACCGACCTCTACTCGACGGGTGTCGTGCTCTTCGAGATGCTCACCGGGCGCACGCCCTTCCGCGGCGAGACGGCCGTCTCCGTGGCGTACCAGCACGTCAGCGAGACGCCCGTCCGCCCCTCATCGGTCAACCCCGACGTGTCGCCAGCGCTCGACGAGGTCGTCCTGCGCGCCCTCGGCAAGGGGCGCTTCGACCGGTACCAGACCGCACCGGAGTTCATGGAAGAGCTCGAGCTCGCCGCGGCCGGTCATCTCCCGAAGCGTCGAGTCGTCGACGACTCGGCCACAGCGATCTTCGGCACGGCCCCCACCGCGGGCGAGCAGACCGCCCACGCCCTGCGCCAGCTCACGAGCGACGACACCGTCACGCGCACGCAGCGTCGCCCCCCGGTCGTCTGGATCTGGTCCGGCGTCCTCGTCATCGCCGTCGTCATGGTCGCGGTCCTGATCTGGGTGTGGAACCTCGCGCCCACCGACGACATCCCGACGTCGACGTCCCGTGAGGTCCCCGATCTCTCCGACACCACGTGGGAGGACGCGCAATCCACGCTCACGGGACTCGACCTCGTGCCCACACGGCTCGACGAAGCATCGAGCGACGTCGACGAAGGCGACGTGATCCGCACGGACCCGCCGGCCGGGGCCACCGTCGATCCACAGGTCACCATCCGCGTGTACGTCTCCACGGGGGCCGAGCAGGTCACGGTTCCCGACCTCAGCAATCTCGACCAGGCGGCCGCGACGGCGGCGCTCGAGGAGGCCGGGCTGAAGCTCGGGTCGATCACCGACGAGAACTCCCCCACGATCGCTGCGGGCGTCGTCATGGGTGCGACCCCCGCGTCCGGCACCGACACGGATGCCGGTTCCTCCGTGGACCTCGTGCTCTCGAACGGCAAGGTCACGATCACCGATGTCACGGGTCAGACGATGAGCATCGCCCGGCAACTACTCGAGGATCCCGACATCGGGCTCACCGTCAATCCCGTCGCCGACTCCACGTGCGCGGCCGAGACCGGCGAGATCGTGACGGCGCAGTCGCTCGCCCCCGGTGAGGTCGACCAGAAGTCGACGATCGACCTCACCTACTGCACGGGACCGCCCGCCGGCGATCCGGGCGACGGCGAGACGACTCCGCCCGGCGAGGACTGA
- a CDS encoding FHA domain-containing protein FhaB/FipA, with the protein MSELTLLVLRFGFLILLWLFVLGVVYALRADLFGRGNRKPAAANGAASAPAPAPAPARPATARPAQAPSSPTAPTAAVNRSRTGFATAANARRLVIVQGPREGQEIPLGTGPLTIGRSADSSLVFRDDYTSTHHARLLQWNEEWMIQDLGSTNGTFLDGKRIGSPTQVPLNTPIKVGQTVFELRG; encoded by the coding sequence GTGAGTGAACTCACCCTCCTCGTCCTCCGGTTCGGTTTCCTCATCCTCCTGTGGCTGTTCGTCCTCGGTGTCGTGTACGCGCTCCGCGCCGACCTCTTCGGCCGCGGCAACCGGAAACCCGCGGCGGCGAACGGCGCGGCGAGCGCCCCGGCGCCGGCGCCTGCACCCGCTCGGCCGGCGACGGCACGACCGGCTCAGGCCCCCTCCTCCCCCACGGCGCCGACTGCAGCGGTGAACCGTTCCCGCACAGGGTTCGCCACCGCGGCCAACGCCCGCAGACTCGTCATCGTCCAGGGTCCGCGTGAGGGCCAGGAGATCCCCCTCGGCACCGGGCCGCTCACGATCGGCCGCTCGGCCGACTCGAGCCTCGTGTTCCGCGACGACTACACGTCCACCCATCACGCTCGCCTCCTGCAGTGGAACGAGGAGTGGATGATCCAGGATCTCGGCTCCACGAACGGCACGTTCCTCGACGGCAAGCGCATCGGCTCCCCCACCCAGGTCCCCCTGAACACCCCGATCAAGGTCGGCCAGACGGTCTTCGAGCTGCGAGGCTGA
- a CDS encoding GntR family transcriptional regulator encodes MPIPSASGVHSRSLLRDDVYLSIREAIVDGTLAPGERLRDGELESWLGVSRTPIREALLRLARAGLVIAQPGRATTVAPLDAPATLHAQQVAAAMHELAARLAVPLVSDTEIDAMEEANDRFAAALDADDADAALAADDAFHAVFVARSGNTMLAEVLEQTTPLIRRVERVRFASLAARESVHQHRAIIERTRAADADGAAALARENWLTLSRTLAD; translated from the coding sequence ATGCCGATCCCCTCCGCCAGCGGTGTCCATTCCCGTTCGCTCCTGCGCGACGACGTGTACCTCTCGATCCGCGAGGCGATCGTCGACGGCACCCTCGCCCCCGGTGAGCGCCTGCGCGATGGCGAGTTGGAGTCGTGGCTGGGGGTCAGCCGCACGCCCATCCGCGAGGCGCTCCTGCGGCTGGCGCGTGCGGGTCTCGTGATCGCGCAGCCCGGCCGCGCCACCACCGTCGCGCCCCTCGACGCCCCCGCGACGTTGCACGCCCAGCAGGTCGCCGCGGCCATGCACGAGCTCGCGGCGCGGCTCGCGGTCCCTCTCGTGTCGGACACCGAGATCGACGCGATGGAGGAGGCGAACGACCGCTTCGCCGCCGCCCTCGACGCGGACGACGCCGACGCAGCCCTCGCCGCAGACGACGCGTTCCACGCCGTCTTCGTCGCACGCAGCGGCAACACGATGCTCGCCGAGGTCCTCGAACAGACCACGCCCCTCATCCGCCGGGTCGAGCGCGTGCGCTTCGCGTCCCTCGCCGCCCGCGAGTCCGTGCACCAGCACCGCGCGATCATCGAGCGCACCCGCGCGGCCGACGCCGACGGCGCCGCGGCCCTCGCCCGCGAGAACTGGCTCACCCTCAGCCGCACCCTCGCGGACTGA
- a CDS encoding FhaA domain-containing protein, which produces MGILDNFEKGLDRAVNGAFAKAFRSGLQPVEITSALKREIDTKAAVVSRERILAPNSFRVVMSVTDHRRMTAIGPALIDELTALVQKHASSQGYQFAGGISILLEAEPSMSDGMLRVDSQNTKSRVAWTPVLDVGGKRYPITQARTVIGRGRDADITVEDTGTSRRHVEILWDGQRAQARDLGSTNGSTMGGERFTQVALPPDSAIQIGRTPIIFRVLAQAEPTAPQRRMDDVTSRHDPSRSDGFWGPNA; this is translated from the coding sequence GTGGGCATTCTGGACAACTTCGAGAAGGGCTTGGACCGCGCCGTCAACGGCGCGTTCGCCAAGGCCTTCCGTTCGGGGCTGCAACCGGTGGAGATCACGAGCGCTCTGAAGCGCGAGATCGACACGAAGGCGGCCGTCGTGAGCCGCGAGCGCATCCTCGCTCCCAACTCGTTCCGCGTCGTCATGTCGGTCACGGACCACCGTCGGATGACCGCCATCGGTCCGGCGCTCATCGACGAACTCACCGCGTTGGTGCAGAAGCACGCGTCATCACAGGGCTATCAGTTCGCCGGCGGCATCAGCATCCTGCTCGAAGCGGAGCCCTCCATGAGCGACGGCATGCTGCGCGTGGATTCCCAGAACACGAAGAGCCGGGTAGCGTGGACGCCCGTGCTCGACGTCGGCGGTAAGAGGTATCCCATCACGCAGGCCCGCACCGTGATCGGACGCGGCCGCGACGCCGACATCACGGTGGAGGACACCGGCACGAGCCGTCGTCATGTGGAGATCCTGTGGGACGGACAGCGCGCCCAGGCACGCGACCTCGGCTCGACCAACGGCTCGACGATGGGCGGCGAGCGCTTCACGCAGGTGGCCCTTCCGCCGGACTCGGCGATCCAGATCGGCCGCACTCCCATCATCTTCCGCGTGCTCGCCCAAGCCGAGCCGACGGCCCCGCAGCGACGCATGGACGACGTGACCTCCCGCCACGACCCCTCACGGTCCGACGGTTTCTGGGGGCCCAACGCGTGA
- a CDS encoding 1-aminocyclopropane-1-carboxylate deaminase: MPLSDFPRYPLTFGPSPVHHLPRLSQHLGGAQVWAKREDVNSGLAFGGNKTRKLEYLVPEALAEGADTLVSIGGYQSNHTRQVAAVAAKLGLKARLVQENWVEWPDPLTDRVGNIQLSRIMGAKVTLDSAGFDIGIRSSWQQAIDEVIADGGKPYAIPAGASDHRLGGLGFANWAMEVEQQERELGVFFDTIVVCTVTGSTHAGMIAGFAGQDRPRRVIGIDASATLEKTRAQVERIARNTAELIGLGRELRDDEITVLEGWAGDLYGIPVQSTLDAIRLGGELEAMITDPVYEGKSLAGLIDLVQSRDIPATSTVLYAHLGGQLALNAYSGLFRS, from the coding sequence ATGCCGCTCTCCGACTTCCCCCGGTACCCGCTCACCTTCGGACCGAGCCCCGTGCACCACCTCCCGCGGCTCAGCCAGCACCTCGGCGGCGCACAGGTGTGGGCGAAGCGCGAGGACGTGAACTCCGGCCTCGCCTTCGGCGGCAACAAGACCCGCAAGCTCGAGTACCTCGTGCCGGAGGCGCTCGCCGAGGGGGCCGACACGCTCGTCTCGATCGGCGGCTATCAGTCGAACCACACGCGCCAGGTCGCGGCCGTCGCGGCGAAGCTCGGCCTCAAGGCGCGACTGGTGCAGGAGAACTGGGTGGAGTGGCCCGACCCGCTCACGGACCGCGTGGGCAACATCCAGCTCTCGCGCATCATGGGGGCGAAGGTCACGCTCGACTCGGCCGGCTTCGACATCGGCATCCGGTCGAGCTGGCAGCAGGCGATCGACGAGGTGATCGCGGACGGCGGCAAGCCCTACGCGATCCCCGCCGGTGCGTCCGATCACCGCCTCGGCGGACTCGGCTTCGCCAACTGGGCGATGGAGGTGGAGCAGCAGGAGCGCGAACTCGGTGTCTTCTTCGACACGATCGTGGTCTGCACCGTGACGGGTTCGACGCACGCGGGCATGATCGCGGGCTTCGCGGGGCAGGACCGCCCCCGCCGCGTGATCGGCATCGACGCGTCCGCGACGCTCGAGAAGACCCGTGCCCAGGTGGAGCGCATCGCCCGCAACACGGCGGAACTCATCGGCCTCGGTCGCGAGCTGCGCGACGACGAGATCACCGTGCTCGAGGGCTGGGCCGGCGACCTCTACGGGATCCCGGTGCAGTCGACGCTCGACGCGATCCGTCTCGGCGGTGAGCTCGAGGCGATGATCACGGACCCGGTGTACGAGGGCAAGTCGCTCGCCGGGCTCATCGACCTCGTGCAATCGCGCGACATCCCCGCGACGAGCACGGTGCTCTACGCCCACCTCGGCGGTCAGCTCGCTCTCAACGCGTACAGCGGCCTCTTCCGCTCCTGA
- a CDS encoding Stp1/IreP family PP2C-type Ser/Thr phosphatase, protein MEYTADSAAVSHVGKVRSNNQDSGYIGNRLFVVADGMGGHAGGDVASAIALQRILKADTEYTTIEDAQEALRSAIAAANGELAETVFEHPELTGMGTTVDAISLVGDQVVIAHIGDSRIYLYRDGELSQITTDHTFVQRLVDSGRITPDEARVHPRRSVLMRVLGDVDSAPEVDTFAMTTKPGDRWLLCSDGLSDFVDDEDIEKILAERASAKATGDRLVKITLDHGAPDNVTAVILDIGETLPERKPVIVGSASKPLSFSEVAPKQRTGLIPAMLHSVRPSPANPSHFESDAEDYFEELIEEDARRARRRRLSWAAGIVLLALALALSLAGAYAWTQTRYYLGSDEDTVVIFQGIQQNVGPISLSTEYQDTGIPLSLLNVYDRQRIEQTVGPESLEEIQETVERIKARSGLEGTP, encoded by the coding sequence ATGGAGTACACGGCCGACAGTGCCGCGGTGTCCCATGTGGGGAAGGTCCGCTCGAACAATCAGGATTCCGGCTACATCGGGAACCGGCTCTTCGTCGTGGCGGACGGAATGGGCGGGCACGCGGGCGGCGACGTCGCGAGCGCCATCGCCCTGCAGCGCATCCTGAAGGCCGACACCGAGTACACGACGATCGAGGACGCGCAGGAGGCCCTGCGCAGCGCGATCGCCGCGGCGAACGGCGAACTGGCCGAGACGGTGTTCGAGCACCCGGAGCTCACGGGCATGGGCACAACGGTCGACGCGATCTCCCTCGTGGGCGACCAGGTCGTCATCGCGCACATCGGCGACTCCCGCATCTACCTCTACCGCGACGGCGAGCTCAGCCAGATCACGACGGACCACACGTTCGTGCAGCGCCTCGTCGACTCCGGACGCATCACCCCGGACGAGGCCAGGGTGCACCCTCGGCGCTCCGTCCTCATGCGCGTGCTCGGCGACGTCGACTCGGCCCCGGAGGTCGACACCTTCGCGATGACGACGAAGCCCGGAGACCGCTGGCTCCTCTGCTCCGACGGCCTCTCCGACTTCGTCGACGACGAGGACATCGAGAAGATCCTCGCCGAGCGCGCGTCGGCGAAGGCCACGGGCGACAGGCTCGTCAAGATCACGCTCGACCACGGCGCCCCCGACAACGTCACCGCCGTGATCCTCGACATCGGCGAGACGCTCCCGGAGCGCAAGCCCGTCATCGTCGGCTCCGCGTCGAAGCCGCTCTCGTTCAGCGAGGTCGCACCCAAGCAGCGCACCGGCCTCATCCCGGCGATGCTGCACTCGGTCCGGCCGTCGCCGGCCAACCCGTCCCACTTCGAGTCGGACGCCGAGGACTACTTCGAGGAGCTCATCGAGGAGGACGCGCGTCGCGCCCGCCGACGGCGCCTGAGCTGGGCGGCCGGCATCGTGCTCCTCGCCCTCGCCCTGGCCCTCTCGCTCGCGGGCGCCTACGCCTGGACGCAGACGCGCTACTACCTCGGATCCGACGAGGACACCGTCGTCATCTTCCAGGGCATCCAGCAGAACGTCGGACCGATCTCGCTCTCCACCGAGTACCAGGACACGGGCATCCCCCTCTCCCTCCTCAACGTCTACGACCGGCAGCGCATCGAGCAGACCGTCGGGCCGGAGAGCCTCGAAGAGATCCAGGAGACCGTCGAGCGCATCAAGGCGCGCTCCGGGCTGGAGGGCACACCGTGA